From the Candidatus Pelagibacter sp. IMCC9063 genome, the window CACTTCTATAAGTTTTGCACCTAACTGTCGGATAGCATCTTTTTTTTCTTGAGCTTGTGTTTTTGGAATCACTATTACACTTTTAACACCAAAGTAGTTGGCAACTAAAGTTATTCCAATTCCTGTATTACCGGCCGTACCCTCAACAATAGTACCTCCTTTTTCTAATTCGTTTTTATTTAATGCATCTTTAATTATATAAAGGGCAGCCCTATCTTTTACAGATTGACCTGGATTTAAAAATTCAGCTTTTCCATAAATTTTACATTTCGTAAGTTCAGAAGCTTCCTTTAAATAAATTAAAGGAGTGTTGCCAATTAAATCTATAATACTATTTTTCATATTTGTTTGATCATTTAAACGAGTTAACTATTACGAAATTCTCTACTAAGCAACTTTCTTTAAATAAAATTGACTAACATCAGTATGATTTAAAGAAAATCCTGTTTCGCAGTAATCAAAATAATAATTCCATATTTTATTGAAACGCTCATCAAACTTAGTGTTTTTAATTGCAGGCCAATTCTTATTAAATCTTTTTTTCCATTCAATTAAAGTTTTTGCGTAATCATGACCAAAATCTTTCTGATGGTATAATTCTAATTTATGTTTTTTAAACAATTTCAGTAAAATTGACTTGCTAGGAAGCATTCCTCCTGGAAAAATATATTTTTGGATAAAGTCAACATTGTCTGCATAATGATTAAATGAAGCATCGTTAATAGTGATTATTTGCAAGCAAACCTTACCTTCGTTATTGAGCGAATGGTAAATCTTATCAAAATAAGTATCCCAATATTTTTGCCCAACTGCCTCAAACATCTCAATGGAGATAATTTTGTCGAATTTTTTTTCAATCTTTCTATAGTCCAAAAGGTTTAAATCTAAATTAGTTTCTTTGAGAGGTATTTCTGCTTGAACATACTCAAATTGATTTTTACTTATAGTATAGCCACTAAAATTAGTTTTTTTATTTTGTTTTAAAATTGTATTTACAAATCCACCCCAACCAGTGCCAATTTCACAAATATGATCATCATTTTTAATATCCAAATTATGAATTATATTTTCGTATTTCTTATTTTGAGCATCTATCAAGTTCAGCTCCTGATTCTCATATAGGGCAGAAGAGTAGCTCATGGTTTTATCTAGCCATTTAGAATAAAAATCATTCCCTAGGTCGTAATGAAACTCAATATTTTTTTTAGCCTGATAAATAGAATTTTTTTTAAAAAAAAATTTGATTTTCTCTAATAGCTTTAA encodes:
- a CDS encoding SAM-dependent methyltransferase — protein: MNKIGLSFLENYLNNIRWGSLKVRFQNKDERIYQGSQSGLNADLTINDSSLIRDIVLKGELGFAEGFINNKWSTSNLSSVLKVLLKNQKENNLLLKPNFYLKLLEKIKFFFKKNSIYQAKKNIEFHYDLGNDFYSKWLDKTMSYSSALYENQELNLIDAQNKKYENIIHNLDIKNDDHICEIGTGWGGFVNTILKQNKKTNFSGYTISKNQFEYVQAEIPLKETNLDLNLLDYRKIEKKFDKIISIEMFEAVGQKYWDTYFDKIYHSLNNEGKVCLQIITINDASFNHYADNVDFIQKYIFPGGMLPSKSILLKLFKKHKLELYHQKDFGHDYAKTLIEWKKRFNKNWPAIKNTKFDERFNKIWNYYFDYCETGFSLNHTDVSQFYLKKVA